In Fodinicola acaciae, the following proteins share a genomic window:
- a CDS encoding sensor histidine kinase has product MRLTARVRLAATFGALFVIGGLVLTTAIYLLVQADLVAQLQKTITVAALPACTETPAGTVHDGCVTVVPGTRFEPAMPARTVPRAAAASGATVLDKLLATSGVSLLLMTILVLLIVWWLSGRMLRPVHEISALARRLSSESLHERIHLNGPKDELSELADTFDDMLERLEKAFESQRRFIANASHELRTPVSIQRTAIQIGLADPTASSLAKTRANLLDANRRIERLLDSLLVLARSDRGLDHREDVDLAATARNQLGQHRAAIASHDLEIRARLDDCTVDGDPALLTQLVDNLVGNAIRHNTNGGYVDVRTSAGKLVVTNSGPVVTGELLDRIFQPFQRGEGRVAAGGSTGLGLSIVESIADAHKAAVQARPGPDGGLEVTVTF; this is encoded by the coding sequence ATGCGACTGACCGCACGCGTACGCCTGGCGGCGACTTTCGGCGCGCTTTTCGTGATCGGCGGCCTGGTGCTCACCACCGCGATCTATCTGCTGGTCCAGGCCGATCTGGTGGCACAGCTGCAGAAAACCATCACGGTGGCCGCGCTGCCGGCCTGCACCGAGACGCCGGCCGGCACGGTGCACGACGGCTGCGTGACAGTCGTGCCGGGGACCCGATTCGAGCCCGCCATGCCGGCCAGAACGGTGCCGCGGGCTGCCGCGGCGTCCGGCGCGACCGTACTGGACAAGTTGCTGGCCACGTCCGGAGTTTCGCTGCTGCTCATGACGATCCTGGTGCTGCTGATCGTCTGGTGGCTGTCCGGCCGGATGCTGCGGCCGGTGCACGAGATCAGCGCGCTGGCTCGCCGGCTGTCGTCGGAAAGCCTGCACGAGCGGATCCACCTGAACGGACCGAAAGACGAGCTGAGTGAGCTCGCCGACACCTTCGACGACATGCTCGAACGGCTGGAGAAAGCGTTCGAGAGCCAGCGAAGGTTCATCGCGAACGCCTCGCACGAGCTGCGTACGCCGGTGTCGATCCAACGCACCGCGATCCAGATCGGCCTGGCCGACCCGACCGCGAGCAGCCTGGCCAAGACCCGCGCCAACCTGCTCGACGCCAACCGGCGGATCGAGCGGCTGCTGGACAGCCTGCTGGTGTTGGCGCGCAGCGACCGCGGCCTCGACCATCGCGAGGACGTCGACCTGGCCGCGACCGCGCGAAACCAGCTCGGCCAACATCGCGCGGCCATTGCCTCGCACGACCTGGAAATCCGTGCGCGCCTTGACGACTGCACGGTCGACGGCGATCCGGCATTGCTGACGCAGCTGGTCGACAACCTGGTCGGCAACGCGATCCGGCACAACACCAACGGCGGATACGTCGATGTGCGTACCAGCGCGGGCAAACTCGTCGTCACCAACTCCGGACCGGTCGTCACCGGCGAGCTGCTGGACCGGATTTTCCAGCCGTTCCAACGCGGCGAAGGCCGCGTGGCTGCCGGTGGCAGCACCGGCCTAGGACTGTCCATTGTGGAGTCGATCGCCGATGCGCACAAAGCCGCCGTCCAGGCCAGACCCGGCCCGGACGGCGGACTCGAAGTGACGGTTACTTTCTAG
- a CDS encoding serine/threonine-protein kinase — translation MRPVQPDDPAEVGPYRVLGRLGVGGMGIVYLARSAGGRLVAAKLIRGPYARHPEFRARFRREVDAARRVTGPFTAPVLAADPDAEVPWLVTAFLPGLTLLEAVTAYGPLPAPTMHALSAGLAEALAAIHAAEVVHRDFKPSNVMLTAGGPRVIDFGIARPADATAITRAGGWIGSPGFMSPEQVLGHEVGPPSDVFTFGAVLAYAATGVEVFGSGTPDSRLGRVATLQADLSGIREKWMFDLVNHCLRADPLTRPTAAALAGWLGGPELSLQGTSWLPAAVADAVDRRTSEAFLLPALAPVVPPIDPAVVDVPTIQPTLPPPARGPSRRKLVAGLVGAGVVAAAGGGGLLWWSQQPRQSTSASPKPSPTRSLPPPVATVAWQARVTDYFPQVDVAGSSLVAWSEEHLRALDPRTGKLRWSRNGDAGESMLHATGGNLVFEYDNTATLSAIRPENGSVIWSYGPDTTGGWQLLGPVLLGSVGCFANNPVRALSLANGRTAWTSTVTANRGIGGGGRWLLAMSNNRLTGIGGGNGRQVWTYPTAAGWDAIIGDSLAFCSDDADMLHAVDLATGRPVWRQPVLASLNLQYTGGLLYVMADSDRLLALRGTTGKLVWDRTLGPNSGRAPQVRAVGRTVFVGTDTATYALDSATGRTLWTYQTAMTRFFAPLPVAGLVVIGDANSQIIALRPPGGAGAGP, via the coding sequence GTGCGGCCGGTGCAGCCGGACGACCCGGCCGAGGTCGGTCCGTACCGGGTGCTCGGACGGCTCGGCGTCGGCGGCATGGGGATCGTCTATCTCGCGCGCTCGGCCGGCGGCCGGCTGGTCGCGGCGAAGCTGATCCGCGGCCCGTACGCGCGTCACCCGGAGTTTCGGGCGCGCTTCCGGCGCGAGGTCGACGCGGCGCGGCGCGTCACCGGCCCGTTCACCGCGCCGGTGCTGGCGGCCGACCCGGACGCCGAGGTGCCGTGGCTGGTCACCGCCTTCCTGCCGGGCCTGACGCTGCTGGAGGCGGTCACCGCGTACGGTCCGCTGCCGGCGCCGACCATGCACGCGCTGTCCGCCGGCCTCGCCGAGGCGCTGGCGGCGATCCACGCCGCCGAGGTCGTGCACCGCGACTTCAAGCCGAGCAACGTGATGCTGACCGCCGGCGGTCCGCGGGTGATCGACTTCGGCATCGCCCGGCCGGCCGACGCGACCGCGATCACCCGCGCCGGCGGCTGGATCGGCTCGCCGGGGTTCATGTCGCCGGAGCAGGTCCTCGGCCACGAGGTGGGGCCGCCGAGCGACGTCTTCACCTTCGGCGCGGTGCTCGCGTACGCGGCGACCGGTGTCGAGGTCTTCGGCTCCGGCACGCCGGACTCGCGGCTCGGCCGGGTCGCGACGCTCCAGGCCGACCTGTCCGGCATCCGGGAGAAATGGATGTTCGACCTGGTCAACCACTGTCTGCGGGCCGATCCGCTGACCCGGCCGACGGCCGCCGCGCTGGCCGGCTGGCTCGGCGGGCCGGAGCTGTCGCTGCAGGGTACGAGCTGGCTGCCGGCCGCGGTCGCGGACGCCGTCGACCGGCGCACCTCCGAGGCGTTCCTGCTGCCGGCGCTCGCACCGGTCGTGCCACCGATCGATCCGGCCGTCGTCGACGTGCCGACGATTCAGCCGACCCTTCCGCCGCCAGCGCGCGGACCGTCGCGCCGCAAGCTGGTGGCGGGCTTGGTCGGCGCCGGTGTCGTCGCTGCCGCCGGTGGCGGCGGTTTGCTGTGGTGGAGCCAACAACCGCGGCAGTCCACCAGCGCGTCGCCGAAGCCGTCCCCGACCCGCAGCCTGCCGCCGCCGGTCGCGACGGTCGCCTGGCAGGCCAGGGTCACCGACTACTTTCCGCAGGTCGACGTGGCCGGATCATCGCTGGTCGCCTGGTCGGAGGAGCACCTGCGCGCGCTCGATCCGCGCACCGGCAAGCTGCGCTGGAGCCGCAACGGCGACGCCGGCGAGAGCATGCTGCACGCGACCGGTGGCAACCTGGTCTTCGAGTACGACAACACCGCCACGCTGAGCGCCATCCGGCCGGAGAACGGCTCGGTGATCTGGTCGTACGGCCCGGACACCACCGGCGGTTGGCAGCTGCTCGGCCCGGTCCTGCTCGGCTCGGTCGGCTGCTTCGCCAACAATCCAGTCCGCGCGCTGAGCCTCGCCAACGGCCGGACCGCGTGGACCTCGACGGTGACCGCCAACCGCGGCATCGGCGGTGGCGGACGCTGGCTGCTGGCGATGTCGAACAACCGGCTCACCGGCATCGGCGGCGGCAACGGCCGGCAGGTCTGGACGTATCCGACCGCCGCCGGCTGGGACGCCATCATCGGCGACTCGCTGGCCTTCTGCTCCGACGACGCCGACATGTTGCACGCCGTCGACCTGGCCACCGGTCGGCCGGTGTGGCGCCAGCCGGTGCTGGCCAGCCTCAACCTGCAATACACCGGCGGTCTGTTGTACGTGATGGCCGACTCCGACCGGCTGCTGGCACTACGCGGCACCACCGGCAAGCTGGTCTGGGACCGTACGCTCGGACCCAACTCCGGCCGTGCGCCGCAGGTCAGAGCGGTCGGCCGGACGGTCTTCGTCGGCACCGACACGGCCACGTACGCGCTGGACAGCGCCACCGGACGGACGTTGTGGACATACCAGACGGCGATGACGCGCTTCTTCGCGCCGCTGCCGGTCGCCGGCCTGGTGGTCATCGGCGACGCCAACAGCCAGATCATCGCGCTGCGGCCGCCCGGGGGTGCCGGTGCGGGCCCTTGA
- a CDS encoding ABC transporter ATP-binding protein — MSTSVIPVIDISEVSKRYPGDVHALRSVSLRIHPGELVAVVGPSGSGKSTLLQLMGTLDHPTDGAVRINGHPVADLPDRAVAAIRAHWIGFVFQRFFLTPHLSAIDNVAAGLLYQGVRPADRRRRAIEALERVGLGHRLRHRPAELSGGECQRVAIARALAGRPSILLADEPTGALDSASGRGVLGLFHDLHREGATIAVITHDNAIADSMPRRVSILDGRIRRDSGRAA, encoded by the coding sequence ATGAGCACGAGCGTGATACCGGTAATCGACATTTCCGAGGTGAGCAAGCGATATCCAGGCGACGTGCACGCGCTGCGATCGGTCTCGTTGCGGATCCATCCAGGCGAGCTGGTGGCCGTCGTCGGACCGTCCGGCTCCGGAAAGTCGACGCTGCTGCAGCTGATGGGGACGCTGGACCATCCGACCGATGGCGCCGTACGCATCAACGGCCACCCGGTGGCGGACCTGCCGGACCGAGCGGTCGCGGCCATACGCGCACATTGGATCGGCTTTGTGTTCCAGCGGTTTTTCCTTACGCCACACCTGTCCGCGATCGACAACGTGGCGGCCGGCCTGCTCTATCAAGGCGTACGGCCGGCCGACCGCCGACGGCGCGCGATCGAGGCGCTGGAGCGGGTCGGCCTCGGCCACCGGCTGCGGCACCGGCCGGCCGAGCTGTCCGGAGGCGAATGCCAGCGCGTCGCGATCGCTCGCGCGCTCGCCGGCCGGCCGTCGATCCTGCTCGCCGACGAGCCGACCGGCGCGCTGGACTCGGCGTCCGGTCGCGGCGTACTCGGACTTTTCCATGACCTGCACCGCGAAGGCGCGACGATCGCGGTCATCACCCACGACAACGCCATCGCCGACAGCATGCCGCGCAGGGTGTCCATTTTGGACGGACGGATCCGGCGCGACAGTGGACGCGCCGCGTGA
- a CDS encoding TetR/AcrR family transcriptional regulator, whose protein sequence is METGRRERKKQQTRTALSEAASALFAERGFDEVTVAEIAAAADVAVGTVFNYFASKEELFFDRLDGIVAALTTAVRDRAPDTSVAAAFRGWHEKELAFLLHPRGSRRSIRFFRTIAASRSLQTAEIGIHQRLETALAEAIGSDDTASLLAAQLMAIHRTVVAKCRSLLLTGTSRPIVARKVEALTVGGFELLSTAALDYQPVRTDSRLPRRSSKGSGSDR, encoded by the coding sequence ATGGAGACCGGCCGCCGCGAGCGGAAGAAGCAGCAGACCCGTACGGCGTTGAGCGAGGCCGCGAGCGCGTTGTTCGCCGAGCGCGGCTTCGACGAGGTGACGGTCGCGGAGATCGCCGCCGCCGCTGACGTGGCGGTCGGCACCGTGTTCAACTACTTCGCCAGCAAGGAGGAGCTGTTTTTCGACCGCCTCGACGGCATCGTCGCGGCACTGACCACCGCCGTACGCGACCGCGCACCTGACACCAGCGTCGCCGCGGCTTTTCGCGGCTGGCATGAGAAGGAGCTGGCGTTTCTGTTGCATCCCAGGGGTTCGCGCCGGTCGATACGGTTTTTCCGTACGATCGCCGCCAGCCGGTCGTTGCAGACCGCCGAAATCGGTATCCATCAGCGATTGGAGACCGCGCTCGCGGAGGCGATCGGCTCGGACGACACGGCCTCGCTGCTCGCCGCGCAGTTGATGGCGATTCACCGCACGGTCGTCGCGAAGTGCCGGTCGCTGCTGCTCACCGGCACGTCTCGCCCGATCGTCGCCAGGAAAGTGGAAGCACTCACCGTTGGCGGATTCGAGCTGCTGTCCACGGCAGCGCTCGACTATCAGCCGGTGCGCACCGACAGCAGGTTGCCGCGCCGCTCATCGAAAGGCAGCGGCAGCGACAGGTGA
- a CDS encoding N-acyl homoserine lactonase family protein: MISELRVLDLGTVRGVGVPIAAYLLTLADGRRVLVDSGCPKEMVGDPESPFAAVHVRTRLAELGVAAGDISMVIVSHLDPDHCGAHDEFPDAEFVVQRAQLDHARSSGLHRYEWMRAHWDDPRLRYRCVDGDTELLPGLSVVECGGHVPGHQAVLVDLPRTGLVMLAGDAWMRDTDPDTRDITPFDLDEAKTRAAQRKLMTIAREREVRLVVHNHDLTQWPTLREAYQ, encoded by the coding sequence ATGATCTCCGAACTGCGCGTCCTCGATCTCGGTACGGTGCGCGGCGTCGGCGTGCCGATCGCCGCTTACCTGCTGACACTCGCCGACGGCCGGCGGGTGCTCGTCGACTCCGGCTGTCCGAAGGAAATGGTCGGCGATCCGGAGTCGCCGTTCGCGGCCGTACACGTGCGCACGCGGCTCGCCGAGCTCGGTGTGGCAGCTGGCGACATCTCGATGGTCATCGTCAGTCACCTCGACCCCGATCACTGCGGCGCGCACGACGAGTTTCCGGACGCCGAGTTCGTCGTCCAGCGAGCGCAGCTCGACCACGCGCGTTCGTCCGGTCTGCATCGCTATGAGTGGATGCGCGCGCACTGGGACGATCCGCGGCTGCGTTATCGGTGTGTCGACGGCGACACCGAGCTGCTGCCCGGTCTGTCGGTGGTCGAGTGCGGTGGCCACGTGCCGGGACATCAGGCCGTCCTGGTCGACCTGCCGCGGACCGGCCTGGTCATGCTGGCCGGTGACGCCTGGATGCGGGACACCGATCCGGACACCAGAGACATCACGCCGTTTGATCTCGACGAGGCGAAAACGCGTGCCGCGCAACGAAAACTCATGACGATCGCGCGCGAGCGCGAGGTGCGACTGGTGGTCCACAACCACGATCTCACGCAGTGGCCGACGCTGCGGGAGGCGTACCAATAA
- a CDS encoding response regulator transcription factor: MRILVAEDEAVLADLLGAGLRSEYFAVDVCYDGLEAEKLLTVNDYDVAVLDRDLPGVHGDDLCRGIVESGGRTRVLMLTAAASLDDRVFGLDIGADDYLTKPFEFPELLARIRALSRRNRPALPTVLSTADLQLNPATHTVTRAGRPIRLSPKEFAVLEVLLRADGDVVSAEQILEQAWDENADPFTAAVRVVLSRLRARLGSPPLIETVPGVGYRL; encoded by the coding sequence GTGCGCATTCTGGTGGCTGAGGACGAGGCGGTGCTCGCCGACCTGCTCGGCGCCGGCCTGCGCTCGGAGTATTTCGCCGTGGACGTCTGCTATGACGGTCTGGAGGCGGAAAAGTTGTTGACCGTCAACGATTACGACGTGGCCGTGCTGGATCGCGACCTGCCCGGCGTGCACGGCGACGACCTGTGCCGCGGCATCGTCGAGTCCGGCGGGCGTACGCGCGTGCTCATGCTGACCGCGGCGGCGTCTCTGGACGACCGCGTTTTCGGCCTGGACATCGGCGCCGACGACTATCTCACCAAGCCGTTCGAGTTTCCGGAGCTGCTGGCGCGGATCCGCGCGCTGAGCCGGCGCAACCGGCCGGCGCTGCCGACCGTGTTGTCCACCGCCGACCTGCAACTCAACCCGGCGACCCACACAGTGACCCGCGCCGGGCGGCCGATTCGGCTGTCCCCCAAGGAATTCGCCGTGCTGGAGGTGCTGCTGCGCGCCGACGGCGACGTGGTCAGCGCCGAGCAGATCCTGGAACAGGCATGGGACGAGAACGCCGATCCGTTCACCGCGGCCGTACGCGTCGTGCTGTCGCGTCTTCGCGCGCGGCTCGGCTCACCGCCGCTCATCGAGACCGTGCCAGGCGTCGGCTATCGCCTCTAG
- a CDS encoding serine/threonine-protein kinase — MRALEPGDPARVGDYRLLARIGAGGMGTVYLGRSRGGRPVAVKLIDREYVGERGYRDRFRREVAAARRVGGAYSAALLDADPDAEMPWLVSEFLPAVSLREAVRDFGPLPAAAVWMLAAGVAEALAAIHAAGIAHLDLKPANVLLTLDGPRVIDFGIARAADAGAGTVTNAMPIAGSAGYMSPEQAAGAEAGPASDVFSLGTTLAYASTGVEPYGDGVDYVKRYRIQHGAPELDGVADLPLRVLIANLMARDPAARPTATQLRGYLATVLPTEHRSWLPEPIVTEVQRRALEAENPPVAGVVASSPKLSRRALLFGGGGGVVVGVGALAAWFGLRGANPPPSPSLSPSLSPSSSPSSSPSPSAAPTVTLQFYLTGNTTVTSLTYVVNGQPTTLKNLRLPWRKAITVPKRGVSGTWRLRYSHSGGDVQYHVLLNGFELWLGSTGSITGRYSEDRSEKFDA, encoded by the coding sequence GTGCGGGCCCTTGAGCCGGGCGACCCGGCGCGGGTCGGTGACTACCGGCTGCTCGCGCGGATCGGCGCCGGCGGGATGGGGACGGTCTATCTCGGCCGGTCCCGCGGTGGCCGGCCGGTCGCGGTCAAGCTGATCGACCGCGAGTACGTCGGAGAGCGCGGCTATCGTGACCGGTTCCGCCGCGAGGTCGCCGCGGCGCGGCGGGTGGGCGGTGCGTACAGCGCCGCGCTGCTGGACGCCGATCCGGACGCCGAGATGCCGTGGCTGGTCTCGGAGTTCCTGCCGGCGGTGTCGCTGCGTGAGGCCGTACGCGACTTCGGTCCGCTGCCGGCCGCCGCCGTGTGGATGCTCGCCGCCGGTGTCGCCGAAGCCCTCGCCGCCATCCATGCGGCCGGCATCGCGCACCTCGACCTGAAGCCGGCAAACGTGCTGCTCACGCTGGACGGGCCGCGCGTCATCGACTTCGGCATCGCGCGCGCCGCGGATGCCGGCGCCGGCACGGTCACCAACGCGATGCCGATCGCCGGCTCGGCCGGCTACATGTCGCCGGAGCAGGCGGCCGGTGCCGAGGCCGGACCGGCCAGCGACGTGTTCTCCCTTGGTACGACGCTCGCGTATGCGAGCACCGGCGTCGAGCCGTATGGCGACGGCGTGGACTACGTGAAGAGGTATCGCATCCAGCACGGCGCGCCGGAGCTGGACGGCGTCGCCGACCTGCCGTTGCGCGTACTCATCGCCAACCTGATGGCCCGCGACCCGGCGGCTCGGCCGACGGCGACGCAGTTGCGCGGTTATCTGGCGACGGTGTTGCCGACCGAGCACCGGAGCTGGCTGCCGGAGCCGATCGTGACCGAGGTGCAGCGGCGCGCGCTCGAGGCGGAGAATCCGCCGGTCGCCGGTGTTGTCGCGTCGTCGCCGAAGCTGAGCCGGCGTGCACTGCTGTTTGGTGGTGGCGGCGGTGTCGTGGTTGGCGTTGGTGCGCTTGCCGCGTGGTTTGGCTTACGTGGCGCCAATCCACCACCGTCGCCGTCTTTGTCGCCGTCCTTGTCGCCTTCTTCGTCGCCTTCTTCGTCGCCTTCGCCCAGTGCGGCTCCGACCGTGACGCTGCAGTTTTACTTGACTGGCAACACAACGGTGACGTCGTTGACGTACGTGGTCAACGGACAGCCGACAACGCTGAAAAACCTGAGGTTGCCGTGGCGAAAGGCGATCACCGTGCCGAAACGTGGTGTGTCGGGCACGTGGCGGCTGCGCTACAGCCACTCCGGTGGTGATGTGCAATATCACGTGTTGCTCAACGGTTTCGAGTTGTGGCTCGGCTCGACCGGCTCGATCACCGGAAGATATTCCGAGGACAGAAGCGAAAAGTTCGACGCCTAG
- a CDS encoding helix-turn-helix transcriptional regulator: MLFEPDRCPLTWTEPTGVLMTPPLRELVIHLGETSHARPLAEALLFQLLEPAPSNTFPVPLPTDPRIRMIAETLIANQADGRELPAWASHAHTSVRTITRLVSEETGLTFAQWRTRVRIRAALTMLANGRPVGATARALGYRKPAAFSAAFHRVTGQHPSIYLDAG, encoded by the coding sequence GTGCTGTTCGAACCGGACCGCTGCCCACTCACCTGGACCGAGCCGACCGGCGTACTGATGACGCCGCCGCTGCGCGAACTCGTCATCCATCTCGGCGAAACGTCGCACGCCAGGCCGCTGGCCGAAGCCCTGCTTTTCCAGCTACTCGAACCCGCGCCGAGCAACACTTTTCCGGTGCCGCTGCCGACGGACCCGCGCATCCGTATGATCGCCGAGACATTGATCGCCAACCAGGCCGACGGCCGCGAGCTGCCGGCCTGGGCCAGCCACGCGCACACCAGCGTACGCACCATCACTCGGCTGGTTTCCGAGGAAACCGGCCTGACCTTCGCACAGTGGCGCACGCGCGTACGTATCCGTGCCGCCCTCACGATGCTGGCCAACGGCAGGCCGGTCGGCGCGACGGCCAGGGCGCTCGGATATCGCAAGCCGGCGGCCTTCTCGGCCGCGTTCCACCGGGTCACCGGCCAGCATCCGAGCATTTACCTGGACGCCGGCTGA
- a CDS encoding peptidoglycan-binding domain-containing protein encodes MTSRRNVVLIAVGAALAVGGTGVAAVLGRGAAGGARSPAPAPAQTASVTRQTLVQQDTIDGTLGYAGGYSIAGTGTGAGLLTWLPSAGRVIGQGEAVYKANNVPVPLFRGTTPFWRPLASGTSDGVDVRELEQNLADLGFFHRTPNKAFTAATATAIRKWQKSLDLPETGRVEPGAVVMLPGDIRVTSVTGMLGQPAQGKILDASGTRRIVTVRMPVDKQAEAKLNGMVTVTMPDGGTVQGKVSAIGTVASKPDQNGPGAGTGPTVNVTVDLGAGAPVLDQAPVQVAFVARKKEDVLTVPVSALLALAEGGYGLQAVTPGGGRKIVAVTTGMYAQGKVEVSGAGVRDGMKVTVASE; translated from the coding sequence GTGACGAGCCGCAGAAACGTCGTGCTGATCGCGGTTGGGGCCGCCCTGGCCGTCGGCGGCACCGGAGTCGCCGCGGTGCTTGGCCGCGGCGCCGCCGGCGGCGCGCGGAGTCCGGCGCCGGCTCCGGCGCAGACCGCGTCGGTAACCAGGCAGACTCTCGTCCAGCAGGACACGATCGACGGCACGCTCGGGTATGCCGGCGGATATTCGATCGCCGGCACCGGCACCGGCGCCGGCCTGCTCACCTGGCTGCCGTCCGCCGGCAGGGTCATCGGTCAGGGCGAGGCCGTCTACAAGGCAAACAACGTGCCGGTGCCGCTGTTTCGCGGCACTACGCCGTTTTGGCGGCCGCTGGCGAGCGGAACAAGCGACGGCGTGGACGTGCGCGAGCTGGAGCAAAACCTGGCCGATCTCGGCTTTTTCCACCGTACGCCCAACAAGGCGTTCACCGCGGCGACCGCGACGGCGATCAGGAAGTGGCAGAAGTCGTTGGACCTGCCGGAAACCGGGCGCGTCGAGCCAGGTGCGGTGGTCATGTTGCCAGGTGACATCCGGGTCACCTCGGTCACCGGCATGCTTGGCCAGCCGGCGCAGGGAAAGATCCTCGACGCGTCCGGCACGCGGCGGATCGTCACGGTCAGGATGCCGGTCGACAAACAGGCGGAGGCAAAGCTCAACGGCATGGTCACCGTCACGATGCCGGACGGCGGCACGGTGCAGGGGAAGGTCTCGGCGATCGGTACGGTCGCCAGCAAACCCGACCAGAATGGGCCGGGCGCCGGCACGGGACCAACCGTGAACGTCACCGTCGACCTCGGCGCCGGCGCGCCGGTCCTGGACCAGGCGCCGGTGCAGGTCGCTTTCGTGGCGCGGAAAAAGGAGGACGTGCTGACCGTGCCGGTGTCGGCGTTGCTGGCGCTCGCCGAAGGCGGCTATGGCCTGCAGGCCGTCACTCCTGGCGGCGGACGAAAGATCGTCGCGGTGACGACCGGCATGTACGCACAGGGAAAAGTCGAGGTTTCCGGTGCAGGCGTACGCGATGGCATGAAAGTGACGGTGGCCTCAGAATGA
- a CDS encoding ABC transporter permease, with the protein MTVLPVLPGRTRQAPTDLVRAGLAGLIGRPTRAVLSALGIGIGVAAMVAVLGISTASHARLAEELSKLGTNLLSVGPGKDIFGGDTTLPKDAVAMVRRIGPVQTASAVGELDKCPVYRNDQVDPRATGGISVNAAKLNLLDTLAGRPSGGQWLNAATAKYPAVVLGAKAAQQLGIDTPGVQIYLGHRWFTVVGILAPLTLAPNLDRAAFVGWDAAQSVLGFDGHPTTVYERSPDESVQDVREVLAASVNPANPDQVTVSRPSDALQAQLTAGATFVQLFLGLGAVALLVGGVGVANTMVISVLERRPEIGLRRALGARKGQIRAQFLTEAVLLSAAGGVFGVLLGLAISTAYALVSDWPPVVPWAAVGLGLGAAVLTGALAGWFPAARAAKLAPSTVLATG; encoded by the coding sequence GTGACCGTGCTGCCCGTGCTGCCCGGCCGGACCCGGCAGGCCCCCACCGACCTGGTACGCGCCGGCCTCGCCGGCCTGATCGGCCGGCCGACCCGCGCGGTCCTGTCGGCCCTGGGGATCGGTATCGGCGTCGCCGCCATGGTCGCGGTGCTCGGCATCAGCACCGCGAGCCACGCCCGGTTGGCCGAGGAACTCAGCAAACTCGGCACCAACCTGCTCAGTGTCGGGCCAGGCAAGGACATTTTCGGCGGCGACACCACACTTCCCAAGGACGCGGTCGCGATGGTGCGGCGCATCGGTCCGGTGCAGACCGCGAGCGCGGTCGGTGAGCTCGACAAGTGTCCGGTTTACCGCAACGACCAGGTGGATCCGCGCGCGACCGGCGGAATCAGTGTCAACGCGGCGAAACTCAACCTGCTCGATACGCTCGCCGGCAGGCCGTCCGGCGGCCAGTGGCTCAACGCCGCGACGGCGAAATACCCGGCGGTCGTGCTCGGCGCGAAAGCCGCGCAGCAACTCGGCATCGACACTCCCGGTGTCCAGATCTATCTCGGCCACCGCTGGTTCACCGTGGTCGGCATTCTCGCTCCGCTCACGTTGGCGCCGAATCTCGACCGCGCCGCGTTCGTCGGCTGGGACGCGGCGCAGAGTGTCCTTGGTTTCGACGGACATCCGACGACGGTGTACGAGCGGTCGCCGGACGAGTCCGTCCAGGACGTACGCGAGGTGTTGGCGGCCAGCGTCAACCCGGCCAACCCGGACCAGGTGACGGTCAGCCGGCCGTCGGACGCGTTGCAGGCGCAGCTGACCGCCGGCGCGACCTTCGTCCAGCTCTTCCTCGGCCTCGGGGCCGTCGCCCTGCTGGTCGGTGGCGTCGGCGTGGCCAACACGATGGTCATCTCGGTGTTGGAACGGCGACCGGAGATCGGCCTGCGCCGCGCTTTGGGCGCCCGCAAAGGGCAAATCCGTGCGCAGTTTCTCACCGAGGCGGTGTTGCTTTCCGCCGCCGGCGGCGTTTTCGGTGTGCTGCTTGGCCTTGCCATCAGCACGGCGTACGCGCTGGTCAGCGACTGGCCACCGGTGGTGCCGTGGGCCGCGGTCGGCCTGGGGCTGGGCGCCGCGGTCCTCACGGGTGCGCTCGCCGGCTGGTTTCCGGCCGCACGAGCCGCCAAACTGGCACCGAGTACGGTTCTCGCCACTGGTTGA
- a CDS encoding class I SAM-dependent methyltransferase: protein MDLDSHPRGTSKQTLVDVRSGDALETLRSGIDQPVDLVHLDGVFTLYLPVLRVLEPHLRPGAIVLGENAVADSADYLDYVNDPANGHLSLPLPFDERRGNLLSVRTG from the coding sequence TTGGATCTCGACTCTCATCCACGTGGGACTTCGAAACAGACCCTAGTCGACGTACGGTCCGGTGACGCGCTGGAGACGCTGCGGTCCGGCATCGACCAACCGGTGGACCTGGTCCATCTCGATGGCGTGTTCACCCTCTACCTGCCAGTTTTGCGAGTGCTGGAGCCGCATCTGCGGCCCGGCGCGATCGTGCTCGGCGAGAACGCGGTGGCCGACTCGGCCGACTATCTCGACTACGTCAACGATCCGGCCAACGGTCACCTGTCGCTGCCGCTGCCTTTCGATGAGCGGCGCGGCAACCTGCTGTCGGTGCGCACCGGCTGA